The DNA segment TGGAGTTTGAGATTCCTAGGGGCATCCATGGCTACAATGGCGCCGTCGTATAGAAACGCTACGGTATCGCAGAGATCGTCGGCGATCTGCATGTTATGGGTAGTCAAAAAAACCGTACACCCTTCATCTCGCTTATCCCGGATGATCTGTTTTATCCGCTCCGCAGTTGCCGGGTCCAGACCGCTGGTAGGTTCATCCAGGAATAGGATCCTGGGATTATTAACCAGGGCCCGGGCAAACACCAGACGCTGTTTCATCCCCTTTGAGTAGGCGCTGGTCCGCTTATGGGCTGCATCGGTGAGTCCTACTGCATCCAGGAGAGCCCGGGGGTCGGCTGTTCCCCCGGAAAACAGTCCTGCGAAGTAGGTTAGGTTTTCAAGGCCCGTCAGTTTTCCATAGAGATTCGGATGTTCGAAGCTCATGCCAATTTGGTTGTAAAAATCCTGATGTTGTTTTTGAATCGGCGTCCCATCATAGAGCACCTGGCCCTGTTGGATCCGCAGCAATCCGGTCATAAGGGCCTGGGTCGTGCTTTTACCAGCTCCACTCGGCCCGAGAAACCCGAAAATGGTTCCTTCGGGGATCTGAAAGCTCACATCCTTTACCGAAGCATTGCCCTTCCCCTCATAATCATGGGTTAGATTGTGTACAGTAATCATTCGTTCCTCCGTAAGAATAGGTTGTACCACCCAGGGGCTGATGGTTTGCTCCCGGGCTCAAAGTTCAAGGGTTATGACTGGCCGGTCACAACCCGGATAATCGATTCATCCACCAGTCCAAGGCTTCCGGGCTCCGCCCCGATGATGCGCTCCACCGCCTGGTTATACATGTTCAGATGCCGGAGCACACCCGCTACACCCTCGGTATCTTCCGGATCAAGGGGGAGCTGCTTCGCAATGCCTTCTACCAGGCTTGCGCCGATGCGCAGGATGAATACTGCGGTTTCCTCGGGGTAATCCACAGACATACTGCCCTGGGCATTTCCCTGATGCAGAATCTCGGCAATGACCGGAGACAGCACCTGGAGGTTATGTTCCAATAGGCGGTACCGCAGGATGAGGTTTGTATCGCTGTAGAAAACCTGCAACAGGGTCATAACCAGGTCTCGATTCTCGGCTTTATAGGCGTTTGTCGTGGTAAAGATGGCATTCAGCCGCTCAATAGCACTCAAAGCCGGATCCTGTAAAATGGAGTGGATAGCAACCATTGCTTGGTCGGTAGCCCGGGCGGACAGCTGATCCAGCAGATCCTCTTTAGTTTTGAAGTAGTGGTAAAACGCTCCCTTAGACACACCTACCGCTTGAATAATGGCTGCCACACTGGTTTGCTCATACCCCTGGGTCATAAATAACCCCATGGCGGTATCCAAAAACTCATTCTTTCGCTCGTCGTATTCCTTCACAATGTGAACCATGGCTTCCTTCCTTATGACCGACGGTTGGTACATACCGACCGTCGGTCTGTATTCAAATACTACATCCTCACACACACCCTGTCAAGTTTTTCCTGCAAAAAACCCATCCCCCTTGCCCTCCCAGAGCCCCTAGGATACCCTATGAGACAATGTTCAACCCGACCAACAAGCCCCTAATTGTTCAAAGTGATTCTACCGTCCTGCTGGACGTTCATGATCCCGGTGCAGAAGAAGCCCGGCGAAGCCTCTCCCAATTTGCCGAGCTGGAAAAAAGCCCGGAACATATCCATACCTACCGGATAACCAACCTATCCCTCTGGAACGCTGCCGCTGCAGGATTCAGCCCTGAGGAACTCCTAGGCAGTCTGCAGGACTTCAGCCGGTTTCCCCTGCCGGACAGCCTCGGCATCTCCATGAAGGAAACCATGAACCGCTTCGGAGCCCTCCAACTCTTCCCGACCTCGGAGGATAAGGTGTTGTACCTCGGCACAAGGCAGAAGGCCATTTATGCAGAACTGGAGGCTCATCCGCGGCTTAAAAAACTGCTCATTCCCTATGACCCCCAATCCGCCAGGGGTATCCAGACCGAGCCGGCTGTGCCGCCCCTGGGGTTTCTGGTGCAGCTGCTTCACCGGGGCACCATTAAACAACAGCTCATCAATCTCGGCTATCCAGTGGAAGATATGGCCCCCCTCAGGGAAGGCAGCCCCCTGGATATCACCCTCCAGGACCGCACCCCCAACGGCCAACCCTTTGAAATCCGGGATTACCAGACCCAATCCGTACAGGCCTTCCTGGGAGAAAAACGTCCGGGCACGGGGTTTGGCACCATCGTACTGCCCTGCGGGGCCGGTAAAACCATCGTAGGGTTAGCCGCCATGGCTGAGCTCGGCCAGGAAACCCTGATTCTCACCACCAATTCATCGGCGGTTCATCAATGGATCCGGGAGCTTCGCGAAAAAACCACCCTGGAAGAGGACCAGATTGGGGAATACACCGGGTCAAAAAAACAGATCCGACCCGTCACGGTAGCTACCTACCAGATCCTGGTTTGGCGCCCGGATAAAGAATCGGATTTTCCCCATTTCGATCTGCTCCGAAGCCGTAATTGGGGGCTGGTCATCTACGATGAGGTTCATCTCCTGCCAGCCCCGATGTTCCGGGTTACAGCGGAGCTGCAGGCCCTGCGGCGCCTAGGACTCACTGCCACCCTGGTCCGGGAGGACGGCCTGGAACGAGAGGTGTTCAGCCTGGTAGGTCCAAAACGCTTTGATATTCCCTGGAAGGATCTTGAGGGCCGCGGCTGGATTGCCCAGGCATTCTGTGTGGAATACCGGTGTGACCTTCCCGAAGCCCGCAAAATCCCCTACGCCACCGCAGACCGCCGTCAGAAATACCGGATTGCTTCGGAAAACCCCATAAAATACGATATCGCAGAATACCTCATCGCCAAACACCGGGGTGAAAGCATTCTGGTTATCGGTCAATACCTGGATCAGCTCCGCACCATTTCCAAGGAACTAGGGGCCCCCCTGCTCACCGGCGAAACACCCCAAACCGAGCGGGATGTGCTGTACAGTAAATTCCGGGAAGGCAGCATCAAGGTACTGGTGGTAAGCAAGGTTGCGAATTTTGCTATTGATCTCCCGGATGCATCGGTCGCCATCCAGATTTCCGGAAGCTTCGGCAGCCGACAGGAGGAGGCCCAGCGCCTGGGGCGCATCCTACGACCTAAAAAGCAGCACAGCTTTTTCTACACCATCATCAGCCGCAATACCAGTGAAGAGGAGTTCTCCCTCAATCGCCAAAAATTCCTAACCGAGCAGGGATACCGGTATTCCATTGAGATCTGGGATGGAGATCCCCGGACCGATCCCGCCCCCCACACCCGGAGCAGCGGAGAGAAAACCGAGGCGTAACCCAACCCGTCTCTAGGGCAAACATTGCCACTCAACGGCCCAGAGGATACAATAGTCCGGATGAACACCATAACTCCGGACAACCAGGATACCCAAGAATGGAAAAGCGCGCTCATGAAACTCCCCGACCGGAGTTTCTTTGATATTCTCCGCAACTACCTCGGCCCGGTAAAGACTCCATACAACAAACACACCCTCATTACCCGGCTGACCGCCTTCATCACAAAACCGGACATCGTGCAGCGTATCTCATCCCTCATTACCCCGGGAGAAGAGCAAATCCTCAGTGCCCTGGATATTCTCGCTCCCGTTACCCGGGCCCACCTTCTGGACTTTCTCCAAGATCAGGGTTCCGCTGCATCGCATGTCCAGCTTCTCCGTAACCTTGAAGACCGGTTGCTGATATTCACCGACAGCGAGGGCTGTCTGGCTCTCAACCCCTACCTTGCTCCCCATCTGCGCTCCCACCATGTTCACCGAAAGCTGCTCATCCCCTCAAGCCCAAGGCCACCCGAGGACCGCTCCGGGATGCCCATCCCCTGGCTCAATGAGGCCCTGATACTATCGATCCTTCTCATAATCCAGGAAGGTAATCCGGTGTATAAACAAGACGGCAAGGTACGGAAAAAGTTCCACCAGGATCTGCTGGAGCGCATCACCGTCTTTCTCGGAAGCTCCCAGGATGCGGATCTTGCCGTGGAGGTCATGCTCCGCCTCGGTCTTATTCGTCGGGACGGCCGCGGTTTGGTGATCAACCGCCGACGCCTCGATTCCTTCGGCTCCCTCACCTCCCAACAGCGACACTTCTACCTCTGGGCGGGAGCGCTAACCCAGGAAGAACCCCAGCATGACCCCCAGACCGACCTGCCGGATTATTCGGATTACTTTTTTTTAGGATCCTTGAACCGCCGGGCGGAGGAACTAGCGTTACTCATTCAAAGCCTTGATCCCGATCAATGGTACAGCACCGCGTCGGTACCACGATTATGGGCCCTTCGCATCCAGAACCGTATGGGAACCCACACCTCGGTAAGCGAACTCTCCAAGGCCATCCGGATCCTCACCGCCGTGGGCGTCTTGAATGCCCAGACGTCATCCCAATCCCTGGGCATAAACCCGAATATTCTCAATCTCGATTCGGATCATTCCCAACTCATCCGTCCCGGAGGTCTTATTCTTCAGAGTGATTTTACTGCTACCCTTCAGCCATGGATGCCGCTGAACAAGGTACTCCCCCTCTCTCCCCTCTTCCGGCTTACCAAGGCAGATTACCTGCTCCATTTTAAACTTGACCAGGGAGGTGCCGAAAGCCTGTTCATGGTGGGATACTCCCACGAAACCCTCATCCAAGCCATTCAGGAACTAACCCAATCACCCATTCCTCAGAATATTCTAGTGAGTATCGGAGAATGGTATCGACGCTTCTCCGCAGTATCGGCTCAAAAGGGTATTCTGCTCAGGATTGAGCCGGAATACCGGGCTATGCTCTCCGATCCCCAGGTACAATCCCTGGGAATAATTGAAGTCATCCCCGGGTGTTATTTCCTGCCAGAACCCCTGGATCCCCAATGGCGGCAGACCCTCAATCAGGCAGGCCTACCCACCCTTGGACTACCGTCCTTTGAGGATTCCCGGGAACCCGGTCTGCCCCCCTTCCAAACCATCCGAATACCCCGACCGCTCCACCATCTCCAACAAGACCTGGAATTGGAACATTCCCCCTCTACCACCCCCACCTCTGAGAACTCCACGCCTACCCCCGAACGTTCCCAGCACATCCAAAAGCTGAAACACCATCTTGCCTCCATGGAGCTCGGACAGGATACCCGGTTGGAGCTCACCATGAGGATTGAACGGGGATTAATTCTTATTCCTGACCAGTTACGCCCAGAGGTCATCCGGAAGGAACAAACCGAAGCAGGGGCCTTAGACCACACTGCCAAAATCCGCCTGATAGAGCAGGCTATCCAGCTGAAGGATTACCTGGAGCTCACCTTAAGCAAGGACTCCGGGCAAACCTACCGGCTGCTTGTTAACCCCCTATCCATAAAGCATCCCCACCAGGACACCATGCTTCTGGGTGAAACCATTCCGGAATATAAGGAACTGAGCATAACCGTGAGCAGGATCCAGCACATGCGCCGTATCAGGGGGCCTCTCTTCCCACAACCCTCCTGATTCTCCGGGGTATCCCGAAACCTCCCGAAGACAGATGTCGCGGAGGTAGGCTCCTGGGATTCCTGAGGGATTCCTGAAGCGCGCACCCGACCCGTGGGTGGACTTATAGATTGCTCCCCTTTATCTGGTGCTGTTTACAACCTTTTGCGCACCATGGTCCGGTTACCGGTTTCCGGATAGCTGATTCATGAACAACCGGGATTGTATCGCTGCTTGGCCTATGAACATGGGCCAGCCGTTGATAACCTCACACCCCGCCTTCTCCGCCCGCTGCAGAAACCGCGTTTTCGCCGGGGAATAGATGATGTCATAGACCACCTGGCCTTTCCTGAAGGCATATCCCGGAAGAGGATCTTCGTTGATCCGGGGACTCATGCCAAGGGATGTGGTTTGCACCACCAACTGAGCCTCAAGGCCTTCGGGCTCGTCGGTAATCGCTAATTCAGTCCCCCTTGGGACATATGCCTTGAGGGTCTTAACCAGCTCTTCAGCTCGCCGGCGGGTTCGATTCACTATATGCACCGAGATCCCCCGGGTAACCAGGGCATACACACAGGCCCGGGCTGCTCCCCCGGCCCCCACAACCAGGGCAGACCCTACATTCCGGTCAAGGCGCGAGGCGATGGGGGCCAAGAACCCTGGGGCATCGGTATTGGTTCCCCGCCACCCCCGGGGTTCCCGCAGGATGGTATTACAGGCGCCGATGGCTTGTACGCTCTCATCCATGGAATCAAGATAGGGGAATATGGTCTGCTTATGGGGAACGGTTACCGAC comes from the Spirochaeta lutea genome and includes:
- a CDS encoding ABC transporter ATP-binding protein; the protein is MITVHNLTHDYEGKGNASVKDVSFQIPEGTIFGFLGPSGAGKSTTQALMTGLLRIQQGQVLYDGTPIQKQHQDFYNQIGMSFEHPNLYGKLTGLENLTYFAGLFSGGTADPRALLDAVGLTDAAHKRTSAYSKGMKQRLVFARALVNNPRILFLDEPTSGLDPATAERIKQIIRDKRDEGCTVFLTTHNMQIADDLCDTVAFLYDGAIVAMDAPRNLKLQYGEKSLVVEYRQDPTRAAKSSGDQASGDQASGDQASGDQASGDQAEGSGREPSTDPSSHTPAVQREVLFPQNPADTRRVAELLGSGLIETMHSQEASLEQIFIKLTGRGLS
- a CDS encoding DNA repair helicase XPB is translated as MFNPTNKPLIVQSDSTVLLDVHDPGAEEARRSLSQFAELEKSPEHIHTYRITNLSLWNAAAAGFSPEELLGSLQDFSRFPLPDSLGISMKETMNRFGALQLFPTSEDKVLYLGTRQKAIYAELEAHPRLKKLLIPYDPQSARGIQTEPAVPPLGFLVQLLHRGTIKQQLINLGYPVEDMAPLREGSPLDITLQDRTPNGQPFEIRDYQTQSVQAFLGEKRPGTGFGTIVLPCGAGKTIVGLAAMAELGQETLILTTNSSAVHQWIRELREKTTLEEDQIGEYTGSKKQIRPVTVATYQILVWRPDKESDFPHFDLLRSRNWGLVIYDEVHLLPAPMFRVTAELQALRRLGLTATLVREDGLEREVFSLVGPKRFDIPWKDLEGRGWIAQAFCVEYRCDLPEARKIPYATADRRQKYRIASENPIKYDIAEYLIAKHRGESILVIGQYLDQLRTISKELGAPLLTGETPQTERDVLYSKFREGSIKVLVVSKVANFAIDLPDASVAIQISGSFGSRQEEAQRLGRILRPKKQHSFFYTIISRNTSEEEFSLNRQKFLTEQGYRYSIEIWDGDPRTDPAPHTRSSGEKTEA
- a CDS encoding TetR/AcrR family transcriptional regulator; protein product: MVHIVKEYDERKNEFLDTAMGLFMTQGYEQTSVAAIIQAVGVSKGAFYHYFKTKEDLLDQLSARATDQAMVAIHSILQDPALSAIERLNAIFTTTNAYKAENRDLVMTLLQVFYSDTNLILRYRLLEHNLQVLSPVIAEILHQGNAQGSMSVDYPEETAVFILRIGASLVEGIAKQLPLDPEDTEGVAGVLRHLNMYNQAVERIIGAEPGSLGLVDESIIRVVTGQS